The window CGGGGCGGTAGGCATCGGGTCGGCGATCGTTGACGAAGGCGTGGCCCGCTCCTTCGAAGATGCGCACGTCGAAGGTCTTTCCGGCGTGGGCGAGGTCGCGTGCGAAAGCTTCGACGTCGGCGCGCGGAATGAGGTCGTCGTCCGCGCCGAACAGGCCGAGCAGGGGACAGCGTAGCTCCGCGGCCGTCTCGCGCGGCGGCGGCAGCTTGTGCGGCGCGGGCGTGCGGTGCGTGAGCATTCCGTAGAAGGACACGCAGGCGTCGAGGCCGTCGACGCGGCACGCCGACATGGTCGCGTACTGCCCGCCCAGGCAGAAGCCGACGACGCCGACGCGTCCGGTCTCGGGTCGAGCGCGCAGATAGGCGACCGACGCGGCGACGTCGTGCACGACGCGCGCATCGGGGAGCGAATCGATCAGCGCGAAGACGGCCAGGTCGTCGAGCTGCGGCGTGCCTTCGCGGCTGTAGATGTCGAGCACCAGCGTGTGAAAGCCGGCGTCGGCGAACTTCGCTGCGAGCTCGCGATACAATGGCCAGATGCCGCGCACGTCCGGGATCAGGACGAGCCCCGGAGACGGCGAGCGCTGCGCGGCGTGAAGCACGCCGCGGATGCGCTCGGCTCCGGCTGGGATCTGAACCTCGACACCACTCTCGATTGTCTGCGGCTGCATGTCGTTGCTCTTCTATGTATGCGGCGTCAAGAAAAATAGTTGACGCTACTTCGGAAGACGCCTACGCAGGGGCCACCTCACGCATCGTCCCCCCGCGATGCCGACATGGACCGCGGCGAGCGTCGCCGCATGACGGGCGCAGACGGCGATCTGCGCAAGGTGGTGGAGCATGGAGCGATCGGAGGTACGGAAGGTTCGGTCGGGACGGGCGCTGTGGCGCGGGCTGCTGGCCGCCCTCGTCGTGACGGCGCTGTGGGCGTCGAGCGCGGACGCCGAGGAGAGCAAGCGCATCGACATCAACTCGGCGAGCGCCGAGGAGCTCGCGACGCTGCCCGGCGTCGGTCCGGCGAAGGCGGAGGCGATCATCGCCTACCGCGAGACGGCGCCCTTCAAGAGCCCGGAGGAGCTCGTCGAGGTGAAGGGGATCGGCGAGAAGCTCTACGCGCAGCTGAAGGACAAGATCACCGTCGGCGATCCGGCGGGCGGCGCGGCACGCGGCGGATCGCCTGCGTCCGTCGCGGGTGACGCGAAGGCGGGACGCACGGCTGCGGCGGCGACGCGCTAGGGCCGCGCGTCGCGTGGGTGACGGCGCCCTGCGGCCGGTGGGTGCGGCCGTGTGCGGAGCGGTGGT is drawn from Candidatus Binatia bacterium and contains these coding sequences:
- a CDS encoding dienelactone hydrolase family protein, which gives rise to MQPQTIESGVEVQIPAGAERIRGVLHAAQRSPSPGLVLIPDVRGIWPLYRELAAKFADAGFHTLVLDIYSREGTPQLDDLAVFALIDSLPDARVVHDVAASVAYLRARPETGRVGVVGFCLGGQYATMSACRVDGLDACVSFYGMLTHRTPAPHKLPPPRETAAELRCPLLGLFGADDDLIPRADVEAFARDLAHAGKTFDVRIFEGAGHAFVNDRRPDAYRPETARIALRLAIEFLRARLA
- a CDS encoding ComEA family DNA-binding protein, with product MERSEVRKVRSGRALWRGLLAALVVTALWASSADAEESKRIDINSASAEELATLPGVGPAKAEAIIAYRETAPFKSPEELVEVKGIGEKLYAQLKDKITVGDPAGGAARGGSPASVAGDAKAGRTAAAATR